From the Salmo trutta chromosome 30, fSalTru1.1, whole genome shotgun sequence genome, one window contains:
- the ogg1 gene encoding N-glycosylase/DNA lyase isoform X2 has product MSQHALLSAGTKSWHSLACSRSELRLDLTLGCGQSFRWRETGDGHWTGVMGGRVWTLTQTDDTLWYHTYNSPNAIGGDGRKRRAGSLLQGSGKRSKGVIEVKEEEEGEPVAVTPDPDRKEEELLNDYFQLKVKLGDLYRDWGAADPHFNSIAKIFTDNSVEARLRDLGFGYRARFLQQSARQILDSHGGPHWLQGLRSVPYLQARDALRTLPGVGPKVADCVCLMSLEKACVVPVDTHVWQIAKRDYSCAAGNGQKSLTDKVHRQIGDFFRQLWGPYAGWAHSVLFCSDLKKFQKLKETHCLKQEEEKKKVKIKVEGEGMNKKIKKMCNRKVKMCVKEEVG; this is encoded by the exons ATGTCCCAGCATGCATTGCTGTCGGCGGGGACCAAGTCATGGCACTCCCTGGCCTGTTCACGATCAGAGCTCCGTTTGGACCTCACACTAGGCTGCGGACAGAGCTTCCG CTGGCGAGAGACAGGGGATGGCCACTGGACCGGAGTGATGGGGGGACGAGTGTGGACTCTCACCCAGACAGACGACACACTATGGTACCACACATACAATAGCCCCAACGCCataggaggggatgggaggaagCGGAGGGCAGGTTCCCTGCTCCAGGGGTCAGGGAAAAGATCCAAGGGAGTGATAGAGgtgaaggaggaagaagagggggagcCAGTGGCTGTGACCCCTGACCCAGACAGAAAGGAGGAAGAGCTGCTGAATGATTATTTCCAGCTGAAGGTGAAGCTGGGGGATCTGTACAGAGATTGGGGAGCAGCCGACCCACACTTTAACAGCATTGCCAAGATCTTCACAG ACAACAGTGTGGAGGCTCGTCTGAGGGACCTGGGGTTTGGGTACAGGGCCAGGTTCCTGCAGCAGAGTGCCAGACAGATCCTGGACTCTCACGGTGGGCCCCATTGGCTCCAGGGGCTCCGCAGTGTCCCCTACCTGCAGGCACGTGACGCACTGCGCACCCTCCCCGGGGTAGGCCCCAAG GTggcagactgtgtgtgtctgatgtCTCTGGAAAAGGCCTGTGTTGTGCCTGTGGATACACACGTGTGGCAAATCGCAAAACGAGACTACAGTTGTGCGGCGGGCAATGGGCAGAAGAGCCTCACAGACAAGGTCCACCGTCAAATAG GGGACTTCTTCAGGCAGCTATGGGGTCCGTATGCTGGTTGGGCACACTCG GTGTTgttctgttctgacctgaagaAGTTCCAGAAGCTGAAAGAAACACACTGTCtgaaacaggaggaggagaagaagaaggtcAAGAtaaaggtggagggagagggaatgaacaagaaaataaaaaaaatgtgtaatAGAAAGGTGAAAATGtgtgtgaaggaggaggtgggGTGA
- the ogg1 gene encoding N-glycosylase/DNA lyase isoform X1, translating to MSQHALLSAGTKSWHSLACSRSELRLDLTLGCGQSFRWRETGDGHWTGVMGGRVWTLTQTDDTLWYHTYNSPNAIGGDGRKRRAGSLLQGSGKRSKGVIEVKEEEEGEPVAVTPDPDRKEEELLNDYFQLKVKLGDLYRDWGAADPHFNSIAKIFTGVRMLRQDPTECLFSFICTSNNHISRIQGMVERLCQSLGTPLCQLDQTSYHDFPSLHALADNSVEARLRDLGFGYRARFLQQSARQILDSHGGPHWLQGLRSVPYLQARDALRTLPGVGPKVADCVCLMSLEKACVVPVDTHVWQIAKRDYSCAAGNGQKSLTDKVHRQIGDFFRQLWGPYAGWAHSVLFCSDLKKFQKLKETHCLKQEEEKKKVKIKVEGEGMNKKIKKMCNRKVKMCVKEEVG from the exons ATGTCCCAGCATGCATTGCTGTCGGCGGGGACCAAGTCATGGCACTCCCTGGCCTGTTCACGATCAGAGCTCCGTTTGGACCTCACACTAGGCTGCGGACAGAGCTTCCG CTGGCGAGAGACAGGGGATGGCCACTGGACCGGAGTGATGGGGGGACGAGTGTGGACTCTCACCCAGACAGACGACACACTATGGTACCACACATACAATAGCCCCAACGCCataggaggggatgggaggaagCGGAGGGCAGGTTCCCTGCTCCAGGGGTCAGGGAAAAGATCCAAGGGAGTGATAGAGgtgaaggaggaagaagagggggagcCAGTGGCTGTGACCCCTGACCCAGACAGAAAGGAGGAAGAGCTGCTGAATGATTATTTCCAGCTGAAGGTGAAGCTGGGGGATCTGTACAGAGATTGGGGAGCAGCCGACCCACACTTTAACAGCATTGCCAAGATCTTCACAG GTGTGCGTATGCTGCGTCAGGACCCCACAGAGTGCCTGTTCTCCTTCATCTGCACCTCTAACAACCACATCTCTCGTATCCAGGGCATGGTGGAGAGGCTGTGCCAGTCCTTGGGCACCCCTCTGTGTCAGCTGGACCAGACCAGCTACCACGACTTCCCCTCCCTGCATGCACTCGCAG ACAACAGTGTGGAGGCTCGTCTGAGGGACCTGGGGTTTGGGTACAGGGCCAGGTTCCTGCAGCAGAGTGCCAGACAGATCCTGGACTCTCACGGTGGGCCCCATTGGCTCCAGGGGCTCCGCAGTGTCCCCTACCTGCAGGCACGTGACGCACTGCGCACCCTCCCCGGGGTAGGCCCCAAG GTggcagactgtgtgtgtctgatgtCTCTGGAAAAGGCCTGTGTTGTGCCTGTGGATACACACGTGTGGCAAATCGCAAAACGAGACTACAGTTGTGCGGCGGGCAATGGGCAGAAGAGCCTCACAGACAAGGTCCACCGTCAAATAG GGGACTTCTTCAGGCAGCTATGGGGTCCGTATGCTGGTTGGGCACACTCG GTGTTgttctgttctgacctgaagaAGTTCCAGAAGCTGAAAGAAACACACTGTCtgaaacaggaggaggagaagaagaaggtcAAGAtaaaggtggagggagagggaatgaacaagaaaataaaaaaaatgtgtaatAGAAAGGTGAAAATGtgtgtgaaggaggaggtgggGTGA